The genomic window ACCGTTCATCTGGCCAACAAGAAAAACAACAACTTCAAAATCACCAGCAGCAATGGCCAGGAGGAAGGTATCGATGCTTACCAGGATAACGCTACCCCGCCGCTGCGAAACCCCAGCTACGGCAATGACCTGGGCGATGCAACCCGGCGTACCCGGCTGGTGATCGATGCAGGCCCCCGCGCCATCCGTTCGACGGATGCACAGCAGGTGATCAGGTTCAGCGCGGACTCGCCCTGCAGCCATGCCGACGCCCAGGGAACCATTCAGCCGCTGCCCGACTACCCGCTAAGCTTTCCGGGCGATCATTTCGACAACCTCAATCCTGAACTGGGCTGCATCAAATCGCTCGGCGATCTGAGGATAGAGGCGGGTACCGGCCGGCTGATCGTGGCCGGCGGCTTCGGCGAGGCCTTCTCCTTTGTCGATGCCAGCGGCGAAAAACCCACACTGAAAGATGCCATCGACAACGACGGCTGGTTCGACGATGTCGCGGATGGCCCGGTGGAGGCCGTGATCCTGTTTGATGACGGCTCCGCGGTCAGCGCCACCGGCGCCTGGTTCGTCTCCACGGACCCTGCCTATGCGCCGCAAACCCGCAACGTGGTGTCGACCTGGGACGATGTCTTCAGCACCTGGGTCGAGGAGCTGGCACTGATCCCTTCGCTGTTCAGCAATGGCCAGTACAATGCCGATTACCCGGCCTCCTTCAATCAGGATATCCTGCCGGTATTTCACGGCGCCTTTCTGCAGCGCTGGAATACCAGCCTCCCGGCACAGGGCGTACAGGGCCACAACTGGGTCGCCGCGATCAAGCCGTCCGACGACCCTAAAGCCAAGATTCCCAACTTCCAGTCGCTGATTCGCGACCCCAACGCCAGCGAAGAAGACAGCCAGGGCGTGAAGATGCCCCTGGCCCTGGGCGATGCGCAGAAAAGCTTTCTGTCACTCACCCGCACCCAGTACTTTCTGATGATGCAGTGGTACAACGGCAAAAGCCTGGAATCGGGTGCACCGCTGGGGGCCGGCGAAAAGCTCGACCGGGTGGTGCTGGAAAACTGCCTGGGCGGGCGCTACTCCCCCGGTATCGACCTTACGTTCATCGTGCGGGATATCAACCTGTACCAGCAGCAGTGGCAGGGAAGCACCGGGCCACTGCGCATCAACCGCAAGCCGCTGAACTATGCCACCAGCACTCAGGGCCAGCCCTTTCTGGATGTCGGCTATATACCGCTGCGCAGCACCCAGGTCGAGCCCGGCGATCTGAGCAAGTTCATGTCCCAGCCCTGGCACACGGACTACAACAGTTGCGCCGTGCACACGCC from Marinobacterium aestuarii includes these protein-coding regions:
- a CDS encoding LodA/GoxA family CTQ-dependent oxidase, translated to MSNSIFRIHPAINFGRVGNSDDYYLAPETAAGEVLDKTSGLFGGLPIQPGTEDTPIDAQAFRDASQNVVRQAARYRIYAYDALQQRYPSEDPGREIRIGDCIDGKTITDIVWTVHLANKKNNNFKITSSNGQEEGIDAYQDNATPPLRNPSYGNDLGDATRRTRLVIDAGPRAIRSTDAQQVIRFSADSPCSHADAQGTIQPLPDYPLSFPGDHFDNLNPELGCIKSLGDLRIEAGTGRLIVAGGFGEAFSFVDASGEKPTLKDAIDNDGWFDDVADGPVEAVILFDDGSAVSATGAWFVSTDPAYAPQTRNVVSTWDDVFSTWVEELALIPSLFSNGQYNADYPASFNQDILPVFHGAFLQRWNTSLPAQGVQGHNWVAAIKPSDDPKAKIPNFQSLIRDPNASEEDSQGVKMPLALGDAQKSFLSLTRTQYFLMMQWYNGKSLESGAPLGAGEKLDRVVLENCLGGRYSPGIDLTFIVRDINLYQQQWQGSTGPLRINRKPLNYATSTQGQPFLDVGYIPLRSTQVEPGDLSKFMSQPWHTDYNSCAVHTPDPNPSDNNTLYWSWPAQRPVQVYPVGACTFDAQRKVWNLGGQVFSIRGDGEGAQNGTHTNLPQNEGRYQQYIDFMHNWHKTGFIIQGSQIKDDQGGDYGSDKFLEVASLYSANGDIVQPWPTSVTPTKPDA